The Alistipes finegoldii DSM 17242 DNA segment TTCAGGATCGCATATTTGTTGGGACCGAAGTAGAATGCGAAATCATATCCTTCGACCTGCGCCGAGTAGGGCACAGCCATCTGCACGGAGAAACTCTTGAGCAGCTCCGAGCCGGGAGCCGCCGTATCGAAGGCCATGTTGGCGCTGGAGACGTTCTGCGGCGCGATGAAGACCGACGAGAAGAACTGCTGCTTGAAAGCCACCCAGTTCACCGCCGTCGATACGCTCTTCGACTTGGCGCCGTCGCTCATACCCAGCTCCTCGATCGAACTTTCGCCCGGAAAACGGTAGGCCAGCGTCGTGTACATGTTTTCGTTCTGGAACCCCTTCTCGTTCTGGTACGAGACATTCGACCAGTCGATGCCGATCGAAGTCTGGTTGGCCATCTGCGGGGCCATGTTCACCAGCCGGACGTTGAAATCCACGAGGTAATCGCGCTCCGGAGCCTGCTTATTATATATAAGGTACTCGTATTCGAGCCATGCGTTCTCCGCCACCGCAAGACGCATCGTCACACGCCGGGCATCGCCTGCCGTCTCCACGGGTTCAGCGCGGAAGACGTAATCCATCGTATTGACCTTGACGTTGTTCAGGCCGTTCTTCACATAGAACGACATGTCGAACCGGGCGCTCGCAGGGTCCATCAGCTCGATCAGTTGGTCGCGCTGACCGCGGGGTGCGTACTTGGTGTAGTCCTTGAGCGTCACGCCCGTGATCTGTCCGCCGCGCGTCGAGAAACGCACCGTCATCACCTCGTTCTCCACCGTAAACTCTTCAGGCTCTGCCTCCTGCGCCGCGGTCAGATACTCGCCCATCGCGGCGATCCGACGCTGACGCACGGTCTGGGCCAAATCCGCCTCCGCTTCGGGCGCCGTCGTCTCACCGGACGCCGCAACCGCACTCTCCGCAGCGCCGCCTGCCACGCTGTCCGCCGCGGGAACCGCGGGACGCGAAGCGGCGGCTACCGAATCCTGATAGGCCTGCCACGCGGCCATTTCCTGCTGATATTTCTCCTGCTGTTTGGTATTGACATAGGCGAATCCCAGAAAAAGGACCGCCACGACGACAATACCCAAAATTGTTTTTTTATCCATCTAAACGTGTTTGCTTCTTACTTTGTGCGGTTATTACTTCTTTTCCCCGGCGTATTTGAGCGCCGCTCCGACGAACGCCACGAACAGCGGCGAAGGCTTCAGCACCGTACTTTTGTATTCGGGATGATACTGCGTGCCGACGAACCACGGATGGTTCGCCACTTCGACCACCTCGACCAGCCCCGTATCGGGGTTGATGCCCACGGCCTGCATGCCGGCGGCTTCGAACTGCTCCAGATAGTCGTTGTTGAACTCGTAGCGGTGACGGTGACGCTCCGAAATATTGAGCTTGCCGTACGCCGCGGCGACTTTCGAACCCTTCTTCAGCGCACACGGATAGGCGCCCAGACGCATCGTGCCGCCCTTGGCCGTCACGCCCTTCTGCTCCTCCATCAGGTCGATGACCGGATGCGGCGTCGATTCCATTTCGCTCGAATTGGCGTCGGCGATGCCCAGCACGTTGCGGGCGAACTCGATCACGGCGCACTGCATGCCCAGACAGATGCCGAGGAACGGAATGTTGTTTTCGCGGGCATAACGCACGGCCACGATCTTGCCCTCGATGCCGCGGTTTCCGAAGCCCGGAGCCACCAGAATGCCCGACATCTTGCCCAGCTTCTCGGCCACGGTTTCGGGCGTGATCTTCTCTGAATTGACATAGCGCAGTTTCACCTTGCAGTCGTTCACGGCGCCCGCATGCACGAACGATTCGCAGATCGACTTGTAGGCGTCGGGCAGTTCGGTGTACTTGCCGACCAGCGCGATCTCGATCTTCTTCGAAGGGTGCTTGATCTTGTCTACCAGCGCGTTCCACGCGGTCATATCGGGTTCCTTGTCGGCGGGCAGGTCGAGTTTCTGGAGCACCACCTCGTCCAGATGCTGGTCGTGCATCTTCTGCGGCACTTCGTAGATCGTCGGTACGTCGATCGACTCCATCACGGCGTTGGCGTCCACGTTGCAGAACAGGGCCACCTTGCGGCGCAGGTTCACCGAAAGCGGATGCTCGGTGCGCAGCACGAGGATGTCGGGCTGCAAGCCGTTTTCGAGCAGCGCCTTCACCGAGTGCTGGGTGGGTTTGGTCTTCAGCTCGCCCGAAGCCGCCATGTAGGGGATCAGCGTCAGGTGCACCAGCGCCGTGTTCTTATAGCCCAGCGAGTAGCGCAGCTGGCGCACCGACTCGATGAACGGCAGCGACTCGATGTCGCCCACCGTACCGCCGATCTCGGTGATGATAACGTCGTAAACCTTCTTCTGCGCCAGCAGCTGGATGCGGCGCTTGATCTCGTCGGTGATATGGGGAATGACCTGCACGGTCTTGCCCAGATACTCGCCCTTGCGCTCCTTCTCGATGACGCTCTTGTAAATCCGGCCCGTCGTGACGTTGTTGGCCTTCGACGTGGGCTGGTTCGTAAAGCGTTCGTAGTGGCCCAGATCGAGGTCGGTCTCCGCGCCGTCCTCCGTCACATAGCATTCGCCGTGTTCGTAGGGATTCAGCGTTCCGGGATCGACGTTGATGTAGGGGTCGAGTTTCTGAATGGTCACCGAATAGCCGCGCGCCTGCAGAAGTCGGGCTATCGAGGCCGAAATAATACCCTTGCCGAGCGACGACGCAACGCCGCCCGTAACAAATATGTACTTGGGTTTGGAAAGTTTCATTACGTTTATTACTATTTATTTTCGTTGTTTTCGTGATTCTCCTCCTGCGCCTGACGGTCGATCAGCTTCACTTTCTCGATCGCGGCGGCCATATCCTCACGGGCGCGCTCGATCTTGGCCTTCACGTCGGCGATCAGCGACTCGGCGTTCTTCGACTTGGCGAAGAAACCGATATTGTTCTCCAGCAGGCCGATCTCCTGCTCCAACTGGCGCACCTTGCCGTAGAGCCGTTCGCGCTCCGAACGCAGGCGGCTGCCGCCCGCCGACTTGAACGACGACACCTTCTCGCGGAAACGGTTCATCGAACGGTCGCGCTCGGTGCCGCGCAGCGTGTTGAACAGCGCATCGACGGCGGCCTTGTACTTCTTCTGCACGGCGTCCTTCTGCTTGATGGGTACGAACCCGATCTCGCCCCAGCGGCGCTGGAAGTCGCGGATCACGTCGTAACCGCCCGTCTTGACATCGGCCGCGGCCATCTCTTCCAGCAGCG contains these protein-coding regions:
- a CDS encoding CTP synthase, producing the protein MKLSKPKYIFVTGGVASSLGKGIISASIARLLQARGYSVTIQKLDPYINVDPGTLNPYEHGECYVTEDGAETDLDLGHYERFTNQPTSKANNVTTGRIYKSVIEKERKGEYLGKTVQVIPHITDEIKRRIQLLAQKKVYDVIITEIGGTVGDIESLPFIESVRQLRYSLGYKNTALVHLTLIPYMAASGELKTKPTQHSVKALLENGLQPDILVLRTEHPLSVNLRRKVALFCNVDANAVMESIDVPTIYEVPQKMHDQHLDEVVLQKLDLPADKEPDMTAWNALVDKIKHPSKKIEIALVGKYTELPDAYKSICESFVHAGAVNDCKVKLRYVNSEKITPETVAEKLGKMSGILVAPGFGNRGIEGKIVAVRYARENNIPFLGICLGMQCAVIEFARNVLGIADANSSEMESTPHPVIDLMEEQKGVTAKGGTMRLGAYPCALKKGSKVAAAYGKLNISERHRHRYEFNNDYLEQFEAAGMQAVGINPDTGLVEVVEVANHPWFVGTQYHPEYKSTVLKPSPLFVAFVGAALKYAGEKK
- the yidC gene encoding membrane protein insertase YidC — encoded protein: MDKKTILGIVVVAVLFLGFAYVNTKQQEKYQQEMAAWQAYQDSVAAASRPAVPAADSVAGGAAESAVAASGETTAPEAEADLAQTVRQRRIAAMGEYLTAAQEAEPEEFTVENEVMTVRFSTRGGQITGVTLKDYTKYAPRGQRDQLIELMDPASARFDMSFYVKNGLNNVKVNTMDYVFRAEPVETAGDARRVTMRLAVAENAWLEYEYLIYNKQAPERDYLVDFNVRLVNMAPQMANQTSIGIDWSNVSYQNEKGFQNENMYTTLAYRFPGESSIEELGMSDGAKSKSVSTAVNWVAFKQQFFSSVFIAPQNVSSANMAFDTAAPGSELLKSFSVQMAVPYSAQVEGYDFAFYFGPNKYAILKKVTDNNGADLHMERLIPLGWGIFGWVNRWCVIPVFDFLRNYIGSFGIIILILVILVKLVISPLTYKSYVSMAKMRLIKPQVDELNKKYPKKEDAMKKQQATMELYKKAGINPMGGCIPMLIQLPILIAMFRFFPASIELREQPFLWADDLSSYDSIVNLPFSIPFYGDHVSLFALLMAVSLFGYSYFNYQQTASSQPQMAGMKFMMVYMMPIMMLLWFNSYSSGLCYYYLLSNLFTIGQTLVIRRIVDDEKIHAVMQANAARKSKGKKSKFQQRYEELMRQQEAQQRAKRK